One genomic segment of Arthrobacter sp. zg-Y1110 includes these proteins:
- the fliD gene encoding flagellar filament capping protein FliD, whose product MALGIDGLISGIDTTAMIADLMKIEARPQKLLKDKVESNQLFVTALQNLNTKIASLTEAAGKIAKAGGTDRYAAVTGSTTVTATTKAGAAAGSLDITVNKLATAQVSLSGAMAAWPNGDALSISANGTITALDTAGKSLDQVISTVNKANLGVTAVKIAAGSVDGVAQYRMQFSASATGSAGAFTVSQNGTDLGAIRAGQDAEVTLWAGVAGAETKITSATNTFADLMPGVDITVSAVSTDPVTVAVSRDVKAISAVAASLVSALTDVFGYMDRNSAVSIDTSDGVTKTTGGVFTGDSATRSLKQSIMGAATGSLDGRSTSDIGITLTKYGTVEFDADKFAAALAADPEKTQASLQAIAARVEAVGKTASDKYDGSITKRIQSQESTVKSLNSQVEQWDRRLASRESTLKLVWTNLEVKLGSLNSQMDWLTGQLDSLTASSSKK is encoded by the coding sequence ATGGCGCTAGGCATTGACGGGCTGATCAGCGGCATCGACACCACCGCCATGATTGCGGACCTGATGAAGATCGAAGCCCGCCCGCAGAAGCTCCTGAAGGACAAGGTCGAGAGCAACCAGCTCTTTGTGACCGCCCTGCAGAACCTCAACACCAAGATCGCTTCCCTGACGGAAGCCGCCGGGAAGATCGCCAAGGCAGGTGGAACGGACCGCTACGCCGCCGTCACCGGCTCCACCACCGTCACGGCCACCACCAAGGCCGGCGCTGCCGCAGGCTCGCTGGACATCACGGTGAACAAACTGGCCACGGCGCAGGTCTCGCTTTCCGGCGCCATGGCGGCGTGGCCCAACGGCGACGCCCTTTCCATCTCTGCCAACGGAACCATCACCGCGCTGGACACGGCAGGCAAGAGCCTGGATCAAGTCATCAGCACCGTCAACAAAGCCAACCTGGGTGTCACCGCCGTCAAGATCGCTGCCGGCAGCGTGGACGGCGTCGCCCAGTACCGGATGCAGTTCAGTGCCTCCGCCACGGGCTCGGCCGGCGCCTTTACCGTCTCGCAGAACGGCACCGACCTGGGTGCCATCCGCGCCGGTCAGGACGCCGAGGTCACCCTGTGGGCCGGAGTGGCCGGAGCCGAAACGAAGATCACCTCCGCCACCAACACCTTCGCGGACCTGATGCCCGGTGTGGACATCACGGTCTCCGCGGTGTCTACCGATCCGGTCACCGTGGCAGTGAGCCGGGACGTCAAGGCGATTTCCGCCGTCGCGGCCTCCCTGGTGTCCGCCCTGACGGACGTTTTCGGCTACATGGACCGAAACTCCGCCGTCTCGATAGACACCTCCGACGGCGTCACCAAGACCACCGGCGGGGTGTTCACCGGGGATTCGGCCACCCGCTCCCTGAAGCAGTCCATCATGGGCGCCGCAACCGGCTCGCTGGACGGCCGTTCGACGTCGGACATCGGAATTACGCTCACCAAGTACGGCACCGTGGAGTTCGACGCCGACAAGTTCGCCGCCGCCCTCGCCGCGGATCCGGAAAAAACGCAGGCTTCGCTGCAGGCAATTGCCGCCCGCGTTGAGGCCGTTGGTAAGACAGCCTCCGATAAGTACGACGGCTCCATTACCAAGCGGATCCAGAGCCAGGAATCCACCGTGAAGTCCCTCAACAGCCAGGTCGAGCAGTGGGACCGCCGGCTGGCTTCGCGGGAATCCACCCTGAAGCTCGTCTGGACCAACCTTGAAGTCAAGCTGGGCTCCCTCAACAGCCAGATGGACTGGCTCACCGGCCAGCTCGACTCCCTCACCGCCTCCTCGAGTAAGAAGTGA
- the fliS gene encoding flagellar export chaperone FliS, whose translation MNYSMAAKRAEYARNAVLSASPARLLTMLYDRLLLDLARAETAQQNAEWPVASENLLHAQAIITELLGTLKTDVWEGGENLHALYTYSLSTLMNANIGRDAKLTRECIDLLEPIRLAWHEAAAQLPAAGATPAAAGTPGGVLGVG comes from the coding sequence GTGAACTACTCAATGGCAGCCAAACGGGCCGAATATGCACGCAATGCCGTGCTCTCGGCCTCGCCTGCCCGGCTCCTGACGATGCTGTACGACCGGCTGCTGCTGGACCTTGCCCGGGCCGAAACCGCGCAGCAGAATGCCGAGTGGCCGGTGGCTTCGGAGAACCTGCTTCATGCCCAGGCCATTATCACCGAGCTGCTGGGCACGCTGAAGACCGATGTGTGGGAGGGCGGGGAAAACCTGCATGCCCTGTACACGTACTCGCTTTCCACCCTGATGAACGCGAACATCGGCCGGGACGCAAAGCTGACCCGGGAATGCATCGACCTGCTCGAACCGATCCGGCTTGCCTGGCATGAAGCGGCGGCGCAGCTCCCAGCCGCAGGCGCAACGCCAGCCGCTGCCGGCACACCGGGAGGGGTTCTCGGTGTCGGCTGA
- a CDS encoding flagellar basal body protein, with protein sequence MFDSVSSIALQSALDGLALRQRTIANNIANVNTPGYQAQRVTFEDALAKSVKAGNGAVAATTSRSLEPTRLDGSNVNLDTETLSNIDTVLRYQFATQAVGGEANSLRTALRTN encoded by the coding sequence GTGTTCGATTCCGTCTCCTCCATTGCGCTGCAAAGCGCCCTGGACGGTCTTGCCCTCCGTCAGCGGACCATCGCAAACAATATTGCGAATGTGAATACCCCCGGCTACCAGGCCCAGCGCGTCACTTTCGAGGACGCCCTCGCTAAATCGGTGAAAGCCGGTAATGGAGCAGTCGCCGCCACCACCTCGCGTTCCCTTGAACCCACCCGCCTGGACGGCAGCAACGTCAACCTGGACACCGAAACACTGTCCAATATCGACACCGTGCTGCGCTACCAGTTCGCCACCCAAGCCGTTGGCGGAGAAGCCAATTCCCTCCGCACGGCATTGAGGACCAACTAA
- the flgC gene encoding flagellar basal body rod protein FlgC: MTFDAIGIAATGLTTHRKWLDAVSDNLANANNVSSTDGAAFQARYVVAQEGREGSGVHVTGVEYGDAEGRMVYQPDHALADAEGYVRYPDIDLSEQMGNLILAQRGYEANAAVVDRAKSTYEAALQIGRS, from the coding sequence ATGACTTTCGATGCCATCGGCATTGCCGCAACCGGACTCACCACTCACCGCAAGTGGCTGGACGCAGTTTCCGACAACCTGGCCAACGCCAACAATGTCTCCAGCACCGACGGTGCTGCTTTCCAGGCCCGCTACGTCGTAGCCCAGGAAGGCCGGGAAGGCAGCGGAGTCCACGTCACAGGCGTGGAGTACGGCGACGCCGAAGGCCGGATGGTCTACCAGCCGGACCACGCCCTCGCCGACGCCGAAGGCTACGTCCGGTACCCGGACATTGACCTGTCGGAACAAATGGGCAACCTGATCCTTGCCCAGCGCGGCTATGAAGCGAATGCCGCCGTGGTTGACCGTGCCAAGAGCACATACGAAGCAGCACTGCAGATTGGACGCTCCTAA
- the fliE gene encoding flagellar hook-basal body complex protein FliE: MPVPAIAAVSSTTPTGYVEAVKPAVSTDGSSFATQLTGAVDNVTELQSTSKTLAVQAVTGDLDDIHAATIASTRASVTLELVAAVRNKGVDAFNEIMRMQA, translated from the coding sequence ATGCCCGTTCCCGCCATCGCCGCAGTCAGCAGCACCACGCCGACGGGATACGTGGAAGCCGTAAAGCCCGCCGTCTCCACTGACGGTTCCTCCTTTGCCACGCAGCTCACCGGAGCCGTGGACAACGTCACCGAACTGCAGTCCACGTCCAAGACACTCGCCGTGCAGGCCGTGACCGGCGACCTTGATGACATCCACGCAGCCACCATCGCGTCCACCCGGGCCTCCGTCACCCTCGAACTTGTCGCCGCAGTGCGGAACAAGGGTGTTGACGCGTTCAACGAGATCATGCGGATGCAGGCCTGA
- the fliF gene encoding flagellar basal-body MS-ring/collar protein FliF, giving the protein MSAMTGRLGKTVGQFTLAQKTIAIIGIAVVALGIALLASWLTKPAYTPLFSGLEATDANSIVEQLKTDGVPYEVANGGGTIMVPEEFVYDQRLKAAGAGLPSESSGGYSLLDEMGVTSSEFQQSVTYKRALEGEIAKTVGAIDGVKNASVQLAIPEDTVFVSEKADPTASVFVETQNGTTLSSDQVSAIVHLTSASVDGMQSTDVAVIDATGTVLSAVGTGTTGSADKQATDYEERVTASVQTMLDRVVGPGNATVAVAADMNYESANRVEESFTAPQDTPALNEATSTEEYTGGANGSAAGILGPDNIAVPNGGNDDGAFRSETSTKNNAVNKVTETRDIPAGSLNRQTISVALNTNAAAGLNVADLEALVATAAGINAERGDEITVEMVSFNADGATSAQDALAEAQAEEEAERRAEMLQMGIIVAGIVLVVILALVAYAMRSRRQNREAIDIGELPELDPLAPAAGLTMLSEPAPLVSTDTASMQIVAAAVDQDRKRAELDALAAQDPVRTADYLRNLMEDTRA; this is encoded by the coding sequence ATGAGCGCGATGACCGGCCGGCTGGGCAAGACGGTAGGCCAGTTCACCCTGGCGCAGAAGACCATCGCCATTATCGGTATTGCCGTGGTGGCCCTCGGCATTGCGCTGCTTGCCTCCTGGCTGACCAAACCGGCCTACACCCCGCTGTTCTCCGGCCTGGAGGCCACGGATGCCAACAGCATCGTGGAACAGCTCAAGACCGACGGCGTTCCCTACGAGGTTGCCAACGGCGGCGGCACCATCATGGTGCCGGAGGAATTCGTTTACGACCAGCGGCTCAAGGCCGCAGGTGCCGGCCTGCCGTCCGAATCCAGCGGCGGCTACTCGCTGCTGGACGAAATGGGAGTCACCTCCTCGGAATTCCAGCAGTCCGTAACCTACAAGCGGGCCCTGGAAGGCGAGATCGCCAAGACCGTAGGTGCCATCGACGGCGTGAAGAACGCCTCCGTGCAGCTGGCCATCCCCGAAGACACCGTGTTTGTGTCTGAAAAGGCCGATCCCACCGCCTCCGTATTCGTGGAAACGCAGAACGGGACCACGCTCAGCTCGGACCAGGTTTCCGCCATTGTGCACCTGACCTCAGCCTCGGTTGACGGTATGCAGTCCACCGACGTCGCCGTTATCGATGCCACCGGCACCGTGCTTTCCGCCGTCGGCACCGGCACTACCGGTTCGGCCGACAAGCAGGCCACCGATTACGAGGAGCGGGTCACCGCCTCCGTGCAGACCATGCTGGACCGTGTAGTGGGTCCCGGCAACGCCACCGTAGCCGTCGCCGCCGACATGAACTATGAGTCCGCCAACCGGGTGGAGGAATCCTTCACCGCGCCGCAGGACACTCCGGCCCTGAACGAAGCCACCAGCACCGAGGAATACACCGGCGGTGCCAACGGCAGCGCCGCGGGCATCCTGGGTCCGGACAACATTGCGGTGCCCAACGGAGGAAACGACGACGGCGCCTTCCGTTCCGAAACGAGCACCAAGAACAACGCGGTGAACAAGGTGACCGAAACCCGGGACATCCCGGCCGGTTCCCTGAACCGCCAGACGATCTCCGTGGCGCTGAATACCAATGCGGCCGCCGGATTGAACGTGGCAGACCTGGAAGCCCTGGTCGCCACCGCCGCCGGCATCAACGCCGAGCGCGGTGACGAGATCACGGTCGAAATGGTCTCCTTCAACGCGGACGGCGCCACCAGCGCGCAGGACGCCCTGGCCGAGGCACAGGCAGAAGAAGAAGCCGAACGCCGCGCAGAGATGCTCCAGATGGGAATCATCGTGGCCGGCATCGTCCTGGTGGTCATCCTGGCCCTGGTCGCTTACGCCATGCGCTCCCGCCGGCAGAACCGCGAAGCCATCGACATTGGAGAACTGCCGGAGCTGGATCCGCTGGCACCGGCGGCGGGCCTCACCATGCTGAGCGAACCCGCCCCGCTGGTTTCCACGGACACGGCCTCGATGCAGATTGTCGCTGCTGCCGTGGACCAGGACCGTAAGCGGGCCGAACTCGACGCCCTGGCAGCACAGGACCCGGTCCGCACCGCTGACTACCTGCGCAACCTCATGGAGGACACCCGAGCATGA
- the fliG gene encoding flagellar motor switch protein FliG, translating to MQLETSRAAVVMQQFTEAEAQAIAAEIVRLRRVDSSVAEEAINEFYEMTIEGRRRAHGGRDVAMGLLEASFGVERASGVMERLASSMAGKSFEFLETAEPNQVISLLDGELPQTIALVLAHMRPQRASAVLTGLSAELRTDVAQAIATMARATPEAVRVVAETLRARASALGAAREATDAIGGVQPLVEIINRSDAVTERALLEALEERDPELAEEVRSRMLTFADLVKLERRDVQLVLRGIDVGTLALAMKGATEAVLDAIRTNVSERNRELLDDEIKVSGPARLSQVEEARANIVRAIREMEAQGIIEVHHADEEEYVY from the coding sequence ATGCAGCTGGAAACCTCCCGGGCCGCGGTGGTTATGCAGCAGTTCACCGAGGCCGAGGCGCAGGCCATCGCGGCGGAGATTGTCCGGCTTCGCCGGGTTGACTCTTCCGTGGCCGAGGAAGCCATCAACGAGTTCTACGAGATGACCATTGAGGGTCGCCGCCGCGCCCATGGCGGCCGCGACGTCGCCATGGGACTGCTCGAAGCGTCCTTCGGTGTTGAGCGTGCCTCCGGCGTGATGGAACGCCTGGCCTCCTCGATGGCGGGCAAGTCCTTCGAATTCCTCGAAACCGCCGAGCCCAACCAGGTGATTTCGCTGCTGGACGGTGAGCTGCCGCAGACCATTGCGCTGGTCCTGGCGCATATGCGTCCCCAGCGCGCTTCAGCCGTGCTGACCGGCCTGAGCGCGGAGCTGCGCACCGACGTCGCGCAGGCCATTGCCACCATGGCCCGCGCTACCCCGGAAGCCGTGCGCGTGGTCGCCGAAACGCTGCGGGCACGCGCCTCGGCGCTGGGTGCCGCCCGCGAGGCAACCGACGCAATCGGCGGCGTGCAGCCGCTGGTGGAAATCATCAACCGCTCCGACGCAGTCACCGAACGGGCGCTGCTCGAGGCGCTTGAGGAACGCGATCCGGAGCTGGCGGAAGAAGTCCGCTCCCGGATGCTTACCTTCGCCGACCTGGTCAAGCTCGAACGCCGGGACGTGCAGCTTGTGCTGCGCGGCATCGATGTGGGCACCCTGGCCCTGGCCATGAAGGGCGCCACCGAGGCGGTGCTGGACGCCATCCGCACCAACGTCTCCGAACGCAACCGCGAACTGCTCGACGACGAAATCAAGGTTTCCGGTCCCGCCCGCCTCTCGCAGGTGGAAGAAGCACGCGCCAACATTGTCCGGGCCATCCGCGAAATGGAAGCCCAGGGCATCATCGAGGTGCATCACGCGGACGAGGAAGAATATGTCTACTGA
- a CDS encoding FliH/SctL family protein, with translation MSTDQQMFSRLVYTSLGATDEAQLNAQVEARGHAAGYAAGLRAAAADTDLLRRTLREQYDDEMRRGQERINRSLSALNSAVFSLEGRTVALITDVQDALAAAAIDLAEALLGRELASDDTSARSALARALEGVDTDLVQRVRMHPVDLASLDEDTLRRARVEFVGDAGLRRGDAVTEFPDGYLDASLSSAVERARAALLGEDS, from the coding sequence ATGTCTACTGACCAGCAGATGTTCTCCCGCCTGGTCTACACCTCCCTCGGCGCCACGGACGAAGCACAGCTCAACGCCCAGGTGGAAGCCCGCGGCCACGCCGCCGGTTACGCCGCCGGCCTGCGGGCCGCCGCAGCGGACACCGATCTGCTGCGCCGCACCCTGCGGGAGCAGTACGACGACGAAATGCGCCGCGGCCAGGAACGCATCAACCGGAGCCTTTCCGCGCTCAACTCCGCTGTCTTCAGCCTCGAAGGCCGCACCGTCGCCCTGATCACCGACGTCCAGGACGCGCTGGCCGCCGCAGCCATCGACCTGGCCGAAGCGCTGCTGGGCCGGGAACTCGCTTCCGACGACACCTCCGCCCGCTCAGCGCTGGCCCGTGCCCTGGAAGGCGTGGACACTGACCTGGTGCAGCGCGTCCGCATGCATCCGGTGGACCTCGCGTCCCTGGATGAAGACACGCTGCGCCGCGCCCGGGTGGAGTTCGTGGGCGACGCCGGCCTGCGGCGGGGCGACGCCGTCACCGAGTTCCCGGACGGCTACCTGGACGCCTCGCTGAGTTCCGCCGTCGAGCGTGCCCGCGCGGCTCTGCTGGGGGAGGACTCATGA
- a CDS encoding FliI/YscN family ATPase: MTVTTWRPRADRFTAALRSAAPQRIGRVSSVLGLSIEIAGLDCGVGELVSIGHPGSEVDAEVVAATRDGIRCMPFGRIAGLTAGTPARSKGTPLLVPTGTGLFGRVLDGLGRPIDGKGPLQVEAFVPLDHETPSAMLRTRINTPLQLGVRAMDTLTTVGRGQRMGLFAGSGVGKSSLLSMIARGTDAEVSVIALVGERGREVREFLEDDLGAEGLARSIVVVSTSDEPALMRLRAAFVATRIAESFRDRGADVMLMMDSLTRVAMAQREIGLSVGEPPATRGYPPSTFSLLAQLLERAGTGERGSVTGMYTVLVDGDDHNEPIADSARSILDGHVVLDRKLAVSGHFPSIDALASISRVASRVNPRERSDAASTLRRVMAARKAAQDLLDVGAYQRGSNPLVDAAVDNQDAINAFLQQRMDEQTPAETAWAQLHNLTRMLGVS; this comes from the coding sequence ATGACCGTCACCACGTGGCGCCCCCGCGCCGACCGTTTCACGGCAGCCCTGCGCTCCGCCGCACCGCAGCGCATTGGCCGGGTATCCTCCGTCCTGGGGCTGAGCATTGAAATTGCCGGCCTCGACTGCGGCGTAGGCGAGCTGGTGTCCATCGGGCACCCCGGGTCCGAGGTGGACGCCGAAGTGGTGGCAGCCACCCGTGACGGCATCCGCTGCATGCCCTTCGGCCGGATCGCCGGCCTGACCGCCGGAACTCCGGCACGCTCGAAAGGCACACCGCTGCTGGTCCCCACCGGCACCGGGCTGTTCGGCCGGGTGCTGGACGGCCTGGGCCGCCCCATCGACGGCAAGGGTCCGCTGCAGGTCGAGGCCTTTGTGCCGCTGGACCACGAAACCCCGTCCGCCATGCTGCGCACCCGGATCAATACCCCGCTGCAGCTCGGCGTCCGGGCAATGGACACCCTCACCACCGTGGGGCGCGGCCAGCGCATGGGCCTGTTCGCCGGCTCCGGCGTCGGCAAGTCCTCCCTGCTCTCCATGATTGCCCGCGGCACGGACGCGGAAGTGTCCGTGATCGCCCTGGTAGGGGAGCGCGGCCGTGAAGTCCGCGAGTTCCTCGAAGACGACCTGGGCGCCGAGGGCCTGGCGCGGTCCATCGTGGTGGTCTCGACGTCGGACGAACCTGCGCTCATGCGCCTGCGTGCCGCGTTTGTGGCCACCCGGATTGCCGAATCCTTCCGCGACCGGGGCGCCGACGTCATGCTGATGATGGATTCCCTGACCCGCGTGGCCATGGCCCAGCGTGAAATCGGGCTATCCGTAGGCGAACCGCCGGCCACCCGCGGTTACCCGCCCTCCACCTTCTCCCTGCTCGCGCAGCTGCTCGAACGAGCCGGTACGGGCGAACGGGGTTCCGTCACCGGCATGTATACCGTGCTCGTGGACGGCGATGACCACAACGAGCCCATTGCCGACAGCGCCCGCTCTATCCTCGACGGACACGTGGTCCTGGACCGCAAGCTCGCCGTCTCCGGCCACTTCCCGTCAATTGACGCCCTGGCTTCCATTTCCCGCGTTGCCTCCCGCGTAAACCCGCGGGAACGCAGCGATGCTGCGTCAACGCTGCGCCGGGTGATGGCTGCGCGGAAGGCTGCGCAGGACCTGCTCGACGTCGGCGCCTACCAGCGCGGCTCCAATCCCTTGGTGGACGCGGCAGTGGACAACCAGGACGCCATCAACGCGTTCCTGCAGCAGCGCATGGATGAACAGACCCCGGCGGAGACCGCTTGGGCGCAGCTGCACAATCTCACCCGGATGCTGGGGGTGTCCTGA
- a CDS encoding flagellar FliJ family protein: protein MSRAFPLAGLLRLRQLQQDRAAGELAAANVRMREIREARAEAYNSLEASHSEAVDAATMNAIAAARASSRSMLADLNALGTRHAAEVEAARAEFSSARARSVGLEKLEGKFAEAEAAEDLRTEQTILDELAGSAWHRRQKEAN, encoded by the coding sequence ATGTCCCGTGCCTTCCCCCTGGCCGGACTGCTGCGGCTGCGCCAGCTGCAGCAGGACCGCGCCGCAGGCGAACTCGCGGCGGCCAACGTCCGCATGCGGGAAATCCGCGAAGCCCGTGCCGAGGCCTACAACTCCCTCGAAGCCTCCCACAGCGAGGCGGTGGATGCGGCAACCATGAACGCGATTGCGGCGGCCCGCGCCTCCTCGCGCAGCATGCTCGCGGATCTGAACGCGTTGGGCACGCGGCATGCCGCGGAAGTGGAAGCGGCACGCGCCGAATTCTCCTCCGCACGCGCCCGCTCCGTGGGCCTGGAAAAGCTTGAAGGCAAGTTCGCCGAGGCAGAAGCCGCCGAGGACCTGCGCACCGAACAAACCATCCTGGACGAACTCGCCGGCTCCGCCTGGCACCGCCGGCAGAAGGAAGCCAACTAA